ACATATTAGCAAACACTCAATCAGGTTTGAATATGGTAGAAAAACAGCCACAATTTATGGTAAACAAAGCTATTTGATGACACCAGATCAAGCAGCATATGTGGAAACAAATATTCAAGATATAGTTGCCTCTATTCAACAAAATTCTTTAAATGATATAGAGAAGGTAAGGGCTGTTAATGACTTTATCGTTGCTAACACAGCTTATACTGATCAAACATCTTCAAGCCCACATAGCGCATATACTGTACTGGCTGAGCATGGAGGGGTTTGTCAAGGATATGCATTGTTAGCACATTCGATGCTCCAAAAGCTAGGTATAGAAACAAAATATATAGTGGGCTATGTTGGACAGGAAGGACATGCTTGGAATTTAGTCAAGCTGGATGGCCAATGGTATCATCTTGACACAACATGGAATGACCCAGTCCCTGATCGTAAAGGGGCGGTGCGGTATCAATACTTTTTAGTGGATGATCGAACGATGGCAAAAGATCATACATGGATCGCTGAAGACTATCCTAAAGCGACGAGTACTAAATATAACTATTTTCATAATATAGACTTTCCGGCTCAGGTAGGGCAGCAAATTTTTTATAGTGATGTTACTGATGATAATAAACTATATATGCTTGATTTGAAAACGGGTCAGTCAATGCGTATTTCAAACTCTCGAGCCCAATATATCGTGTATGCAGATGGCTGGCTCTACTTTAGCAATTATTCGCATGGCGCGTATTTAACAAAAATTCGTCCTGACGGAAGTGGGGAACAGATCCTCAATAGAGAGGATACGAGGGATTTATTTGTAAAAGACGGCTATTTATATTTTACGACAGATGGATTGAAAAAAATGGCGCTCTAAATCAAGTATATAAAAGGCCTATGACATTATAAATTGTCATAGGCTCTTTTTGTACGCTCTATAATGTAATAAATAGGCTGATGATGGCATAAGGAAACCTCAATTTGTGGATACATGGATTTCATTTCCTGAGAGAAGGTTTTAAAAATAATTGGGTTATGCTTAATAGCACCACCGTTGCAATAAAGGGTAAATGCGCCACCATTATAGCCAATTTTTTTCAATACTGCACAAGCTAAAAGCACTAATTCATGGGCAGCTTGCATGGATATTTGAATGGCACAAGGATCCTTTTTAGTTACTGCATCTGCCAAAAATGCGCCCATTTTTGCGAGCTGTGCATTTGTATAAGATGGATTGAACAGCCATGCAGCTAGTTCCGTAACATTTTGAATGCGTAAATAATGATAGACTGCATTTTTTAGGATGGTTGGTTCCCCGCGTCCGTCCTCCATCTTGAAAATAGCACGAATTACTTCTTGTCCTAACCAATAGCCGCTACCTTCATCCCCTGCGCGATGTCCCCAACCACCAGCGCGTGCAATTTTAGAGCCATCAAAGGCATACGCAATGGCACCCGTGCCTGCAATGAGTAAAGCACCTGCTTGTTCAGCAGTGACCCCTAGTAAAGTAGCTTGTGCATCATTTTCAATAATAAGTGTATCGACTTGCAATGAAGTAGAGGAGATGGCCTGTTGAACAATAGCTGATACAATTTCATGATCTTTAGAAGAATCAATCCCAGACAATGCAAAGGTCGCTACCTCAATTTTTGAATCCTCTTGTTTTTGTAAAAAATCATATACATTTGCTAGTAAGGATTGCAATACTGCTGTAGCTGATTCAGTACCAATTGCTTGATAGTTGGAGCCCTTTGTGGAATTTGAATATTTAATTTCACCAGATTCGGCATGTACGACTGCACAAGCCGTTTTAGTAGCACCACCGTCAACAATAAGGAGCCATTTCGTCATTGATTCCAGTCCTCTAAAAATACAGTTAATTGTTTTTCTGCCTCAATGATTTTTGTCTCCTTTGCATGAATCCAGGCATAAAGATCTTGAGCTTTTACCTTAGATTTTTCAAGCGACGCCTTCATTGTTTCTGGTGCTGGGCCACCAGGCAATGTACGAACACCTACAAAAGTTTCTGGTTTTAAAGTGTTATAAAAATCCTCTTCAGAAATATTTAACGGTTTACCAGTAATTAACTTAGATTGTGTATTCGCTAATCCCCATGTAAGGCTTACTAAAGATTCCTCACCGTGAGCAAGCAGTACTTTTATGCATTTGCTGACAATGCTATGTGATTGACGGAAGGATATCCCCTCTGACCGTACCAGGGTATCAGCAAGCTCTGTTACATTGGCAAAGCTATTTTCTGCTCGATTTTTTAATTTTTTCTTGTTCACATTCATTGTCACAACAAGTGAACCAAATAGTTTGTAAATACCTAGTAAACGATCAATAGCACGCCATAAATAGGGTTGCATATCATCTTCTGTGTCTACGATATCTCCAAACGGTGTATTATGTACCATTTGTAATACTGTACTAGCATCCCCAACAACCGCTGAGAGTAATGAACGAGTATGCTCGATTGAAACAGGGTTACGTTTTTGTGGCATGATGGAGCTAATTTGTACATATGGACTTGCTAGTGTAAAGGCATTGAACTCCTGCGTAGCCCACAGTAAAAAGTCCTGTGATGTGCGACCAAGATTAAGTGCCGCAAGCTGTACAATGCTTGCTGCCTCAGCAATATAATCTGCACCTGCAACAGCATCCCAGGCATTTTCGATAATTTCATCGAATGCCAATAAATCACGCATACGCTCTCGACTAATTTTGAAGCCTGTTGTTGTTAGTGCTGCTGCCCCCATACTGCTACGGTTAACTGTTTTGTAGACATGCTGCAAACGTTCGAAATCCCGTTCTAACTGATCAATAACAGCCTTCAAATAATGAGCAAAGGTTGTTGGCTGTGCCTGTTGAGTATGGGTATAGCCAATCATAATAGTATCAACATGCTCCTCTGCAGCTGCGATTAAATCATCATGTAATGTTAATAATTCACGCATAAGCAATAATAATTTTTTTCTTAGTGTCATGCGATAAATGGCAATACCCATGTCATTACGACTTCTGCCAATGTGAAGATTTCCGGCAACATCACCAGCCAATTCTATCAATTTATTCTCAATACGGAAGAATAAATCCTCATATCTTGGGCTGTAATCCTCTAAGCGATAGTAGTTTAAATCTAGCTTTTTAAGTGCGACACCAATTTGTTTTGCCTCTTCTTTTTTTATGAGACCTTGTTCTTCCAGCATTTTCAAGTGTGCAATATTAATTTGTAGCATGATTGATAAAAAGTTTTTCTTTGCTTCATCATAGGCCGGTTGTAAGACAATTTTGCGATAAATATTAGAAGGGAAAATCATCCCATCTTCTTGCTGTGTTTTGTTGCGGAAATCTTCAAACATGTTCATTGCCTCCTAGTAGATGAGCAGTTAGATGGCCGAGCCAGCACTGCCCTTAGATAACTTCTCAGAAATAATCAGTACAATTAAAATTAAACAAATTTGTAAAACACCATAAGCACAGGCAGTTCCAAATTTAAATGAATATAGTTTTTGGAATATAGCGACGGACAGTGGAATAGTAGATGTACTGTAAATAAGAATGGATGCTACAAACTCACCAATGCTTTGGACAAGCGCTAATAATGTTCCTGCAAGAATTCCAGTAAAGGTAAGCGGTACTACGATTCGACTAAACGTATACCACCAAGTGGCACCTAGGCCTCGTGATGCTTCTTCAATAGACTGATCTAATTGTACAAGTGAAGCGGATGTCGAGCGAAAGACAAGCGGTAAATGTCTAATAAAGTAAGCTAATGGCAAAATCCAGAACGTCCCAATAAGCACCTGATTAAAAGCAAAGACGTTTTCAGTACTAAAGGCTGCAATTAAGTTAACAGCAACAACTGTCCCTGGCAATGCCCATGGTACCATAATTAGTATATCAAGTAATGTTTTACCTTTGAAGTTTAATCGTATCATAGCGTAAGCAGCTGCAACCCCAAAAATTATATTACCAATCGTTGCAACAACACCCATCTGTATAGAATTCCAAATGGGTCGCCATGTGCGTTCATCTGTAAACAGTGCTACATAATGACTCATTGTGTATTCAGTTGGGAGAATTTGCGTTTTCCATGCACCATCCACGGAAAATGAAATTAATACAAGCACGATAATGGGTAAAATCAAAATTAAGGTACCAATGAACGATGCAGTAGTGGCAGCTATTTTCATTCCCTTTGAAGATACTTCTGATCGATGGATACTGACGCCTTTGCTTAGATTTTGATAGTTTCGGCGATTTTGATACCAACGCATTAGCAACAGAAAGGAGATAGACACAAAGGATAAAATCATAGATTGTGTCGCTGCCATATCTAAATTGCCATTCGTACGAGATAAATAAATTTGCATTGTCATGGTACGCTCTACACCGAACATTAATGGTGCCGTGTAGGATGCCATAGATATCATAAATACTAACAATGAGGATGCCACTATTGAGGGGGTCAGCATCGGTAATATAACCTTTGTCCATATGCGGATACGTCCAGCGCCAAGGCTCGTAGCTGCTTCCTCTAATGCTGGGTCCAGCCCCTTTATAGCTGCAGAGGCAGTCAGATAGAAATAGGTATACATCGTGAACGTATGGACAACGATAACTCCCCAAATTCCCTTTAATGAAAAGGGTACTTGATCCAATCCAAATAAATACTGGAAGGCGCGTGGAAAGATACCGCTTTCCCCATATAAAAATGTAAAGGACAACACACCTACTAACGGTGGAAGAGCCATGGGTACTAATATTAAAATTGATAGCAGCCGTCTTCCAGGAAAATCATAACGTTCCAGTAAAAATGCCATTGTCACACCGACAATTGCACAGCATATAACACTGATGACTGAAATATATAGACTAGTCCATAATGCTTCTAAATTGGCGGGGCTAGCCAGATCAAAAAATTTTTTATAGGAGAAAAATGGATCATCACCTGAAAAACTCTGTAAAAAAGTTTGATAGAAGGGATAAACCACATAGGCAAACAATACTAAAAATAATGGCGCAATAAGGATATATACAAACCCATTTGAATACATAATTCGTGACCATATATTTTCTTTAGGAGAGTTGATGGGCGTTTTGTTCATGTTATTCCCCCCCTATTCCCCTAAAAAATACAATGCATCATACGGAATATTTAACGTAATATCCTCACCAATCTTTTTTAATGAATCGCTTGAATTAACAATCATAACTTTTAGCGAAAATTCATGAAAATCGACAATATAATTCACGCTAATTCCAGTAAATTCAACAAAAGAAATTTTACCAGTCAAAGTATTGTCACCTTTATCAAGATGAATCGATTCTGGACGAATAGAGATAAACACTTTGTCTCCAATCATATGCGATAAAGTTAGAGGGCTTTGGTGCTTTCGCCCGGTGAGAACAAGGCCATTTGCTGTTTTTGCTTGTATATACTCGTCATCAATAGCATCAATAGTTGCTTCGATTAGGTTTGTTTCACCGATAAAATTTGCAACGAAGCGGCTTAAAGGGCGATGATAAACTTCCTGAGGGGAACCAATCTGCTTGATATAGCCATTTTCCATCACCATAATGCGATCAGACATGGCCATGGCTTCCATTTGATCATGCGTCACATAAATAGTTGTAACACCAAGCTCGCTTTGAATTCGTTTTATTTCAATTCTAGTTTCCTCACGCAATTTTGCATCTAAATTCGATAAAGGCTCGTCAAGTAGTAAAATATCTGGCTCAATCACAAGAGCTCTTGCCAATGCGACCCTTTGCTGTTGGCCGCCTGATAGCTCATTGATTTTTCGGTTTCCATATGGATCTAGATGAACAAGCCCTCGAATTCGATCGACCTTTTGTTTTATTTCACTTTTGGTAAGTTTTCTAACCTGTAAACCAAAGGCTATATTTTCATCAACCGTCATATGGGGAAATAGAGCATAGTTTTGAAACACCATACCGATATTCCGTTTATTGGGCTGAAGCCGAGTCACATCCTGATCATCAAATAGAATTTTCCCCGCTGTTGGGTAGTAGAAGCCGGCAATCATTCTCAAAGTGGTTGTTTTACCACAGCCACTCGGACCAAGAAATGTAAAAAACTCCCCAGCTTTAATATCAAGACTTAAATTTTTTACACCATGCACCTGACCAAATTGCTTAGAGACATTCTCTATTTTGACACTTCTCAAAAAAGTGCTCCTTTCTCGCAGAAAGTTAGAATACATGAAGGCTTTCAAATAAGAAATTCTGTTATCCTTTCGGTGAGCAATAGGTGGTCATTTATACAAAAATAGCAAACTAGTGATAA
This genomic stretch from Lysinibacillus pakistanensis harbors:
- a CDS encoding transglutaminase domain-containing protein, which translates into the protein MRILWKKLAIIVIIVIFIDPIYTTGKAVVQQVITWANNDEIETMLLSTKEKIVDVTAKLSENTSIETATPLEEEPEARVAVTAPTAPKPDAKLVVTNAKEMADAMYAYYSSFSPTFEIQYKGSTQRIEQIVEEAYDNAIKRDDYVYGHISKHSIRFEYGRKTATIYGKQSYLMTPDQAAYVETNIQDIVASIQQNSLNDIEKVRAVNDFIVANTAYTDQTSSSPHSAYTVLAEHGGVCQGYALLAHSMLQKLGIETKYIVGYVGQEGHAWNLVKLDGQWYHLDTTWNDPVPDRKGAVRYQYFLVDDRTMAKDHTWIAEDYPKATSTKYNYFHNIDFPAQVGQQIFYSDVTDDNKLYMLDLKTGQSMRISNSRAQYIVYADGWLYFSNYSHGAYLTKIRPDGSGEQILNREDTRDLFVKDGYLYFTTDGLKKMAL
- a CDS encoding N-acetylglucosamine kinase gives rise to the protein MTKWLLIVDGGATKTACAVVHAESGEIKYSNSTKGSNYQAIGTESATAVLQSLLANVYDFLQKQEDSKIEVATFALSGIDSSKDHEIVSAIVQQAISSTSLQVDTLIIENDAQATLLGVTAEQAGALLIAGTGAIAYAFDGSKIARAGGWGHRAGDEGSGYWLGQEVIRAIFKMEDGRGEPTILKNAVYHYLRIQNVTELAAWLFNPSYTNAQLAKMGAFLADAVTKKDPCAIQISMQAAHELVLLACAVLKKIGYNGGAFTLYCNGGAIKHNPIIFKTFSQEMKSMYPQIEVSLCHHQPIYYIIERTKRAYDNL
- the argH gene encoding argininosuccinate lyase; amino-acid sequence: MFEDFRNKTQQEDGMIFPSNIYRKIVLQPAYDEAKKNFLSIMLQINIAHLKMLEEQGLIKKEEAKQIGVALKKLDLNYYRLEDYSPRYEDLFFRIENKLIELAGDVAGNLHIGRSRNDMGIAIYRMTLRKKLLLLMRELLTLHDDLIAAAEEHVDTIMIGYTHTQQAQPTTFAHYLKAVIDQLERDFERLQHVYKTVNRSSMGAAALTTTGFKISRERMRDLLAFDEIIENAWDAVAGADYIAEAASIVQLAALNLGRTSQDFLLWATQEFNAFTLASPYVQISSIMPQKRNPVSIEHTRSLLSAVVGDASTVLQMVHNTPFGDIVDTEDDMQPYLWRAIDRLLGIYKLFGSLVVTMNVNKKKLKNRAENSFANVTELADTLVRSEGISFRQSHSIVSKCIKVLLAHGEESLVSLTWGLANTQSKLITGKPLNISEEDFYNTLKPETFVGVRTLPGGPAPETMKASLEKSKVKAQDLYAWIHAKETKIIEAEKQLTVFLEDWNQ
- a CDS encoding ABC transporter permease; the protein is MNKTPINSPKENIWSRIMYSNGFVYILIAPLFLVLFAYVVYPFYQTFLQSFSGDDPFFSYKKFFDLASPANLEALWTSLYISVISVICCAIVGVTMAFLLERYDFPGRRLLSILILVPMALPPLVGVLSFTFLYGESGIFPRAFQYLFGLDQVPFSLKGIWGVIVVHTFTMYTYFYLTASAAIKGLDPALEEAATSLGAGRIRIWTKVILPMLTPSIVASSLLVFMISMASYTAPLMFGVERTMTMQIYLSRTNGNLDMAATQSMILSFVSISFLLLMRWYQNRRNYQNLSKGVSIHRSEVSSKGMKIAATTASFIGTLILILPIIVLVLISFSVDGAWKTQILPTEYTMSHYVALFTDERTWRPIWNSIQMGVVATIGNIIFGVAAAYAMIRLNFKGKTLLDILIMVPWALPGTVVAVNLIAAFSTENVFAFNQVLIGTFWILPLAYFIRHLPLVFRSTSASLVQLDQSIEEASRGLGATWWYTFSRIVVPLTFTGILAGTLLALVQSIGEFVASILIYSTSTIPLSVAIFQKLYSFKFGTACAYGVLQICLILIVLIISEKLSKGSAGSAI
- a CDS encoding ABC transporter ATP-binding protein, producing MRSVKIENVSKQFGQVHGVKNLSLDIKAGEFFTFLGPSGCGKTTTLRMIAGFYYPTAGKILFDDQDVTRLQPNKRNIGMVFQNYALFPHMTVDENIAFGLQVRKLTKSEIKQKVDRIRGLVHLDPYGNRKINELSGGQQQRVALARALVIEPDILLLDEPLSNLDAKLREETRIEIKRIQSELGVTTIYVTHDQMEAMAMSDRIMVMENGYIKQIGSPQEVYHRPLSRFVANFIGETNLIEATIDAIDDEYIQAKTANGLVLTGRKHQSPLTLSHMIGDKVFISIRPESIHLDKGDNTLTGKISFVEFTGISVNYIVDFHEFSLKVMIVNSSDSLKKIGEDITLNIPYDALYFLGE